A DNA window from Setaria viridis chromosome 2, Setaria_viridis_v4.0, whole genome shotgun sequence contains the following coding sequences:
- the LOC117846208 gene encoding uncharacterized protein yields MPCCPPLLLGVGPRLRSFLRDYDALQSLALALIYLQIGCALIGSLGALFNGVLVINLVIGLFAVVAIESSSQRLGRTYAVLLFFAVVLDVAWFILFSHAIWTITPDEKYGELFVFSLRLALWMQIIGFSVRFLSSFIWIQMYRLGASSSTPTYFDANHEVRNSFLSPRSDSVRRSSMADDILGGSIYDPSYYSSLFEDGRNNACNHQGDKQSGSNDSGSTSAGQSPRLKSFSCRSLLTNDVESGVRRPLNP; encoded by the exons ATGCCCTGCtgcccgccgctgctgctcggAGTCGGGCCGCGGCTGCGCTCCTTCCTCCGCGACTACGACGCGCTCCAGTCCCTCGCCCTCGCGCTCATCTACCTCCAG ATTGGTTGTGCACTTATCGGATCACTTGGGGCATTGTTCAATGGGGTTCTTGTCATCAACCTGGTGATTGGTCTATTTGCTGTTGTTGCGATTGAGAGCAGTAGCCAGAGACTTGGCCGGACATATGCTGTCCTtctcttcttcgctgtcgtccTTGATGTTGCTTGGTTTATACTCTTCTCACATGCTATCTG GACTATTACTCCTGATGAGAAGTATGGCGAACTTTTTGTTTTCTCACTCAGATTAGCATTATGGATGCAAATCATTGGGTTTTCAGTCAGGTTCTTGTCTTCATTCATATGGATCCAGATGTATAGGTTAGGGGCCTCTTCCAGCACACCAACATATTTTGACGCAAATCATGAAGTACGAAATAGTTTCTTAAGCCCAAGATCTGATTCAGTTAGACGGAGTTCCATGGCAGACGATATATTGGGAGGTTCAATTTATGATCCTTCTTATTACTCGTCACTCTTTGAGGATGGTCGAAACAATGCATGCAATCATCAG GGTGATAAACAAAGTGGTAGTAATGACAGTGGTTCAACATCGGCGGGACAATCTCCACGACTTAAATCTTTCTCTTGTAGATCTCTTCTGACTAATGAT GTGGAAAGTGGAGTAAGAAGACCCCTGAACCCCTAG
- the LOC117843761 gene encoding histone-lysine N-methyltransferase, H3 lysine-9 specific SUVH3, whose protein sequence is MAQQMASAPLDDTVLDAQPLRTLTPMFPAPLGLHTFTPQNSPSFICVTPFGPYAGGTELGTAAVPSTFAASTPAAEPSQTQLHTANTNGAAQANGTAVNSLVPPLQTPLSAGMQESGKRKRGRPKRVPDAAGPSAPSASSAPLAPTVPPVTSFPLVPSAPQESDNVVSLTPSATPQESGKRKRGRPKRVQDVPVQGPPAPQADSTPVVQALPGPIVHESGTRKRGRPKRLQDSSDIITPPIHSKDSVPPPQLPSSATSPESGKRKRGRPKRILDGSVTPSSHSGYSMDDDAVETTKRGRPRKIDTNLLQLPSLSSDDPRETADNVLMMFDALRRRLVQLDDVKQVAKQQHNLKAGSIMTNAELRVNKIKRIGEIPGVEVGDMFYFRIEMCLVGLNSQSMAGIDYMSAKFGNEEDPVAISVVSAGVYDNSEDDPDVLVYTGQGMSGKDDQKLERGNLALERSLHRGNPIRVIRSVKDLACPTGKIYVYDGLYKIKEAWMEKGKSGFNVFKHKLLREPGQPDGIAVWKKTEKWRENPSSRDHVILLDISYGVESKPICLVNEVDDEKGPTNFTYTTKLTYGNSLSSMRKMQGCKCTSVCLPGDNNCSCMHRNAGDLPYSASGILVSRMPMLYECNDSCTCSQNCRNRVVQKGTQIRFEVFKTGDRGWGLRSWDPIRAGTFICEYAGEIIDRNSGNSEDDFIFETSPSEQNLRWNYAPELLGEPSLSDSNETPKQLPIIISAKRTGNVARFMNHSCSPNVFWQPVLYDHGDEGYPHIAFFAIKHIPPMTELTYDYGQSQGNSQVGSNSGCRKSKSCFCWSRKCRGSFG, encoded by the coding sequence ATGGCTCAGCAGATGGCTTCAGCTCCATTGGATGACACAGTTCTTGATGCCCAACCCTTGCGTACATTGACTCCCATGTTCCCTGCACCACTAGGGCTCCACACATTCACTCCTCAAAACTCCCCTTCATTTATCTGTGTGACCCCATTTGGACCATATGCCGGAGGCACTGAATTGGGTACGGCTGCTGTTCCATCAACGTTTGCAGCATCAACACCTGCTGCAGAACCCAGCCAGACACAGCTGCATACTGCTAATACGAATGGAgctgctcaagctaatggtacCGCAGTCAACAGTTTGGTACCTCCTTTGCAAACTCCTCTGTCAGCTGGCATGCAGGAATCTGGTAAGAGGAAGAGGGGCAGGCCAAAGCGTGTGCCAGATGCTGCTGGTCCTTCAGCTCCTTCCGCTTCTTCAGCTCCTCTGGCTCCTACAGTTCCTCCAGTTACTTCATTTCCTTTGGTTCCTTCAGCTCCTCAGGAAAGTGACAATGTTGTTTCCCTGACTCCTTCAGCCACCCCACAGGAATCTGGCAAAAGGAAGAGGGGACGGCCCAAACGTGTACAAGATGTTCCTGTACAGGGTCCTCCAGCTCCTCAAGCAGATAGTACACCTGTTGTTCAGGCACTTCCTGGGCCCATTGTACATGAATCTGGTACGAGAAAAAGAGGACGACCCAAACGTTTGCAGGATAGTTCAGATATTATAACTCCTCCAATTCACTCAAAAGATAGTGTACCCCCTCCCCAGCTCCCTAGTTCAGCCACCTCACCTGAAAGTGGTAAGAGGAAGAGGGGACGTCCAAAGCGCATTCTTGATGGTTCAGTGACTCCATCAAGTCATTCAGGTTATTCAATGGATGATGATGCTGTTGAGACAACAAAACGTGGGCGACCTAGGAAAATTGACACCAATCTGTTGCAGCTTCCATCTTTGTCTTCAGATGATCCTAGGGAAACTGCAGATAATGTACTCATGATGTTTGACGCACTGCGGCGGAGACTTGTGCAGCTGGATGATGTGAAGCAAGTCGCAAAGCAGCAGCATAACTTGAAGGCTGGGAGCATCATGACTAATGCTGAACTTCGTGTCAATAAGATCAAGAGGATTGGAGAGATTCCAGGTGTTGAGGTTGGTGATATGTTCTACTTCAGGATTGAGATGTGCCTAGTGGGGCTGAATAGTCAGAGCATGGCAGGGATAGATTACATGTCAGCCAAGTTTGGTAATGAGGAGGACCCTGTGGCTATAAGTGTTGTGTCAGCTGGTGTGTATGATAACAGTGAAGACGATCCAGATGTTCTAGTTTACACTGGACAGGGCATGTCTGGCAAAGATGACCAAAAACTTGAAAGGGGTAATCTTGCACTGGAGAGGAGTTTGCATAGAGGTAATCCAATTAGAGTCATTCGTAGTGTAAAAGATTTGGCTTGTCCAACTGGCAAGATATACGTATATGATGGCCTTTACAAGATTAAAGAAGCCTGGATGGAGAAAGGAAAATCTGGTTTCAATGTGTTTAAACACAAGTTGCTCAGAGAACCTGGCCAGCCTGATGGCATTGCAGTGTGGAAGAAGACTGAAAAATGGAGGGAAAATCCATCATCTAGAGACCATGTTATATTGCTTGACATATCGTATGGTGTGGAAAGTAAACCTATTTGCCTTGTAAATGAGGTTGATGATGAGAAGGGTCCTACCAATTTCACATATACTACTAAATTGACCTATGGAAATTCTCTGAGCTCCATGAGAAAGATGCAAGGTTGCAAATGCACAAGTGTATGCCTCCCTGGTGATAACAACTGCTCTTGTATGCATCGAAATGCCGGTGACCTTCCTTACAGTGCTTCAGGCATACTTGTTAGCCGCATGCCTATGTTATATGAGTGTAATGATTCCTGCACTTGTTCACAAAATTGCCGCAACCGAGTTGTACAGAAAGGTACCCAGATTCGTTTTGAAGTGTTTAAGACAGGAGATCGTGGTTGGGGCCTCCGTAGTTGGGATCCAATCCGAGCAGGCACATTTATCTGTGAATATGCAGGTGAAATCATTGACAGAAATAGTGGGAACAGCGAAGATGACTTTATCTTTGAGACCTCTCCTTCAGAGCAGAATTTAAGATGGAACTATGCACCAGAATTACTGGGCGAACCTAGTCTTTCTGACTCAAATGAGACACCCAAGCAACTGCCAATCATCATCAGTGCAAAGCGAACAGGGAATGTGGCTCGCTTTATGAACCACAGTTGCTCACCTAATGTTTTTTGGCAACCAGTCTTGTATGATCACGGTGATGAAGGATATCCACATATTGCATTTTTTGCAATTAAGCACATACCCCCGATGACAGAGCTCACATATGATTATGGTCAGAGCCAAGGTAATAGTCAAGTGGGATCTAATTCTGGTTGTCGGAAGTCTAAAAGTTGCTTCTGTTGGTCCCGTAAGTGCAGAGGTTCCTTTGGCTAG